TTCGAAAGACCGCAGGATCGTGAGTCCACGGGCTTCGGCATACTTGCGAATGACGTCCAGCTGGTTTTCGGTCGAGTATCTCTGGTGGTCTGTCGACATCCGGACGTAGGCGATAGCTGGGACGTCTTGCTCGACCGCCGTGCTGCCCGTTTCGGTATTGCCGCTTTGACCTGCCATTCACCGTGCCCCTGTTCACAACGCGAAGTCCCGGCCAGCCCGTTGCGGGTGCCGCGCTGTGCCTCGGCGGGCGGCCAGTCGCATTGGCCCTCTCATGCGTCCATGCGCCGGCGTTCCGGTTCTGCCGTTCATATTCCTCACCTTCGGAAGTGCGGATGCCCGCCGCAGCTTTCCGGACCGGTCCGTCACGGGCACAGACGGATTCTGCGGTTTTCATGTCTCTCCAGACATTTAGCGGAGAAACACATGAAGATGCGGATGAAGATGGGCACAGTTGTGCCGAAGATGGGCATATTTGTGCACCCCGAGGATGTTCCGGGCGATTATCGCGCGGCCGTGGCGATGGCGTTGCACGCAGAGCTCGGATCGACCCACCGAGCGATCAAGTCCGCCATGCGATGGACCGGCGCGAGCGAGCGAACGGTGAAATACTGGTTCGCGGGCGAGCGTGGGCCGAGCGGCGAGCACCTGGTGTCGCTCGCGCGGCATTCAGACGTTGTGCTGGTTCTGCTGCTGACGATGGCAGATCGCCTGGTTCTCGAGGAGGGAGAAGGGTAGGCAGGACCGCCGCCCGGCGAGCGTGGCCCTTGTTTCGTGTTCGATATTGGTTATCTTGAACACGCACGATGTAGGGTGATCGCCATGTCTCGGGCCACCACCATGACCGTGCGCGTCAGCGGCGCGCTCAGCGAGTTCGCCGCGGCCAATGTCGGCGAGGACGGCGCCTACGAGAATGTCAGCGAGTACATCCGAGATTTGATCCGCCGCGACAAGGAGCGCGTCGAGCGTGAAGCCTTTGATCGGCTGAAGGCCGAACTGAACCGCGCCTTCGCCGCGCCCGAGGACAGCTACAAGCCTATTCCTTTGAAAAACTCGGCTTTGCGGCCGCACTGATCTGCGCTCTGAATTTGCGGCGTCCGTGCCGACCCTTCCTCAGCAGGCGGTTTGCGGAACCGGGAGCAGCTTTGCGAGCTTCCGAAGGTTCTGGGCGGTGGCTGCGAGGTGGAATTCATCGCGTGCGCCGTTCGGTCCTTGTAATCGGAGACGGCTGAGGCCCAAGATGCGCTTCAAGTGCGCGAACAGCATCTCGACCTTCTTTCGCAGTTTGCAGGAGATCGCGTATTCGGGGGGGGCTGGGCAATCGCACGCGCCCGATGCCGGGATGGTTCGAAGGTCGACCGGAGGACCTTGCGCGAGGGCTCCTTGGGACAGCAGCGGACTTTCAACTCGCAGGCATCGCAATCGGCCTTGCTGGCCCGGTAGCGGAGCATGCTGTCCTCATCGGGCTTCTTCTCACGAGGGGTGTGAAGGGCCGTCGGCTTTGCTTCAGCTCCTTGCCGCCCGGGCAGGTGTAGAGGCCGCTCTCCGCATCATAGGTGAAGTCGGCGCGCTCGAACGTTCCGTCCTTGCGCCCCGACTTGTCGAATACCGGGATATGTGGCGCGATCCCTCGCTGCCGGTCCAGCCAGTCCAGCATGACGCCGGTGCCGTATGCCGTGTCGGCGATCAGCCGCTCCGGTACGATGCCAAAGGTATCCTCCCCCGGTTGATCATGGTCTGCACCGATCCAACCTCGGCTTGGCGGATCGCCCGGGTGGCCTCCACGTCGAGGATCACGCCGTTGTCGGTGTCGATCAGGTAGTTGGTGGAATAGGCAAAATAGGCCGGCCCTCCACGGGCCCCGGTCCATTGTGAGGCTGGATCGGAATGCGAGGTGAACTTCGGCTCGACCGGGCTTGCTGCGCCGAAGGCGTTCGTGCATTCCTCGAACCAGTGGCGTTCATGCACTCACCGTCGAGCGTTTCTAGGTACTCCCTGACAGCCCGTGGCGCGTCTTCAGGATCGATCCTGTCGGGATGCCAGTCCGATTTCGGCGTCGAGTTCTGCCGGTTCGCGTCAGCCTGGATGACGCTGGCATCCGCAGCAAGCCGCTGACTGCCGCCGAGGTGATCGCCCGGAACCGGACCTGACCCGATGGCGATCCGGGTCCAGGAGGCGGCTTCCGTCCGTCTCGACGAGATCTACCGATACACGCGTGACATGTGGGGCGAGGCGCAGGCCGAGACCTACATCACCGGCTTGTTCGCAGCATTCGAGCAGATCGAAACGCGGATGTGCATTCGCGGGCCGTGCCCGTCGAATTCGGGGTGGAAGGGTACTTCTTCCGGTACGAGCGGCATTTCGCGTATTGGAGGCACCTTTCGAATGGCGATATCGGTATTGTCACGATCCTCCACGAGCGGATGCACCAGATTGATCGTTTCAAGGAAGATTTCTTCGGATAAAGTTCGGTGCGAAGACCATTCTCCAAGGCCCTGAGCCGGCAACGGCGGACAGAATGCTCTTGGTTTGTATTTGTTTTGATCGTGTTTCGTTTTGCAAGGAGCGCAAGCAAGCGTAGGCACAGGTGTTGGACAGAACCTCCTTTGATTCCCCGAGTTCAGAATAGATCCCGGTCGCTACTTCCAGCAGAGTTTTCAGGCGCTCCGTTCCCTCCGCCACCAAGCCTTTTGAGGCCTGTCTCTAATCGGCGCAGATTCAAGAAATTTCCTTTATATTTTAGTGTTGTAGCGCCAGAACGGTTCTGGATGAAACGTGGTCATGCCCGAACTTACCCCACAACCCCGCTCTCTCGCCCCCACATTCTCCGGGCCTGTTAACCGCGCATCTTTCAATACGGTTTCAATAATTTGCTGAAACTGAATCGAAAATATGTCCCGCTGTTTTTCGTTCCGACCGGAGTCGTGCGTATGGCCCCAGCGACTCGCGTCTAAATCTGTGACGTCGCGGCGCCTTCTTTGGTCTTTTTGTGGCGTTGTTGCGCAAATCAGCGTTCGTGCTGACTGTACCCTTTCCCGTGGCCGTTCAGGCGACGGCCTCGATCTCGGCCCTGCCGAGGGCCGAGAAGCGATTCATGAATAAGCCATGTCGCGCCATTGGTCCGAGCGACAATGGCGAATGATGCGGATCTGGATTTCGGCGGTCTGGCGGTCGGGTTCTCGTGACATGATCCGCTCACCGAAGAGCTTCAGGCGGTTCATCTGGGCCTCGACCCGACTTCGGACATGGTCGCCGGCCCACTTCTTCCAGAGCGCCCTGCCGAGGTGCCGCGTCGCCCGCAGGATCTCGTTGCGCCCCGATGCTGCGGGGCAGTCTTCTTTCCAGGCGCGGCCGTTCCGGCGGATGGGTATGACGGCATCCGCGCCGCGCGCGATGATGGCAGTGGGGCATCGCCGCCTGTCGTATGCGCCGTCCGCGGTGACGGTGGCACTCTCTTCATCCTCGGGAATGTGCGACAGCAGGTCGGGCAGCAGGGGACTGTCGCCCTGGCGGCTCGAAGTGAACTCGACCGAGCGTATGTCGCCGGTCTCCGTGTCCATTGCGATGTGGACCTTGCGCCATTGCCTGCGACGCGACGGCCCGTGCTTGCGAGCCAACCATTCGCCATCGCCATCGCCACGGAACTTGATACCGGTGCTGTCGACAAGGAGGGTCAAGGGCATGCCTGAGCGGCGATAGCGTATCTGCACGCCGATCCGCGCCCGGCGTCGGCACAGCGTCGAATAGTCCGGCACCGGCCAGTCGAGCCCAGCCATCCGGATCAGGCTCTCGACCGGCCCAACCGTTTGCCGAAGCGGAAGGCCGAAGAGCACTTTCAGCGTGAGACAGACCTGGACCGCCGCATCAGAGAACGTCTCGGGCCGCCCCCGCGTGCCGGTCTTTCCAGCCTGCCAGACTGTGCCGGGATCAAACCAGACCGAGAGCGATCCCCGCTGGCGGAGCGCGGCGTTGTATTCGGACCAGTTCGTCCTGCGATAGCGGGTGGGAGAGGGCTTCGGCATGGCATCGATCTAAAGCACGGGATGCGCGCAATGAATCCTCCTTACCGCTTTGTGCAACAAGCCCTCTTTTTGTAGTAAAAAATTTTCCAAATCAACCGCTTGGAATGGATTGGCGTTGGTGGTGCGTCGAGTGTCATCTACCCTCATAGCTGAGCGCCGCCCCCTGTTCGGCCCAAACGGGCGTCATCGGTTCGAGGAATTCCGTCATACCCACAGACGGTGGGTTTCCGTCCAGGATGGCTTCGATGATGTCGGGTGCCAATAAGGTGAGCCGCATGACCCGGGTCAGATATGATGGTGAGATTTTCTCGTGCTCTGCCAGCTCCGCGATGGTTCCCATGTCGCCGTCCTTGAGGATTTGGCGCCAACGATAGGCGCGCGCCACCGCCTTGATCAGCGTATAGTCAGGGCTGTGATTGTTCGTCCCAAGCGGAAGCTGAACCTCTTTCCGACCGCCGCGCTTGGCCACGCGGAATGGAATGGTGACAGTTACGGTGTGGGGGATACCGTATCGCGGGTCCATCCCCTCGATCGCCTGGCGTTTCCAGGTGTTGATCACCGTCTGATGCACGCCGTTTTTCGCCTCCAGCTCGGCGACCGTCATCTCGCCCCTGATCGCCTCCAAGGCCACCAGAAGCAGCGCATCGGCGTGATCTTCGACATAAAGTCAATCGCGGATATTGCTGCCAGCGCCGTAAATCGGCAGTGTCCGCCCCGCCAGCGCGTTCAGAATAACCACCTGGATCAGCTTTTCTGGAAAGTGGTAAGGCCCGTAATTGTTGGAACAATTGCTGAGTACCACGGACAGGCCGTCGTTTTCATGCTATCCTGCCTGGTTCGGGCGCGAGATCCTTGTCAGATGGCGCGCGTTCCAAGTTGCGAAGTACATCTTGGGAATGTTGGTTTGAAAGTTGTACGGCGTTAAGTGTGAGCCAAGTTATTCATAAATAACTATAGCTTATCTTCCATAGTGGCGGAGAGACAGGGATTCGAACCCTGGGACCCCGTGAAGGGTCAACGGTTTTCGAGACCGCCCCGTTCGACCACTCCGGCACCTCTCCGCACGCCCGTGGCCTTGTGGAGCGGTCATGTAGTGGTAACGGCGACCGCGTGCAACCGGTTTTTCGTCCCGGGAGGAAACTTCATCCCGGGACTGCGCCGCTGTTGGATTTCCGGACGCTTCGCGATAGCTCTGAAAGCGCCATGACCCGGAGCCGCCGATGTTACGCCTCGTTGCAGCAACCGCTCTGATCGCCGTCCTCGCCGGAGGAGCGGCGCGGGCAGATGAGGCGGCCGAGACCGCCTCGCTGCAGGCGCTTGTCGAGGCGCTGGCCTTGCCGGAACTCGTCGAGGTCATGCGCGAGGAGGGGCTCGTCTATGGCGAGGGGCTCGAGGACGAGCTCTTTCCCGGTCGCGGTGGGGCCCGCTGGGAGGCGGCGGTCGACCGCATCTATGACGGCGGTCGAATCGAGGCGGAGATGCGCGCGGCGCTCGACAGGCGGCTGGGCGCGGCCGAGATCGCGCCTCTGGTCGCCTTCTTCACTTCGCCCCGGGGCGCCCGGATCGTCGCGCTGGAGCTTTCGGCCCGGAAGGCGATGCTCGATCCCGAGATCGACAGGGCCAGCCGCGAGCGGCTGGAGGAGATGCAGGCCGATGGCGATC
The genomic region above belongs to Rhodovulum sulfidophilum DSM 1374 and contains:
- a CDS encoding ribbon-helix-helix domain-containing protein, with amino-acid sequence MSRATTMTVRVSGALSEFAAANVGEDGAYENVSEYIRDLIRRDKERVEREAFDRLKAELNRAFAAPEDSYKPIPLKNSALRPH
- a CDS encoding DUF2059 domain-containing protein — protein: MLRLVAATALIAVLAGGAARADEAAETASLQALVEALALPELVEVMREEGLVYGEGLEDELFPGRGGARWEAAVDRIYDGGRIEAEMRAALDRRLGAAEIAPLVAFFTSPRGARIVALELSARKAMLDPEIDRASRERLEEMQADGDPKLDLVGRFIAVNGLIEANVAGALNANYAFYTGLVDGRAFDYPVTEDQILDDVRRQAPEIREDTRTWLFSYLTMAYAPLDAATMEAYIGLSESRPGRDLNDALFEGVEAVFEDISHELGLAAARFIAGQDL